The genomic segment ATTTGGATGCCATCGCAGAAGAGTTTATTAGAGACCATGGTGCTTTACCTGGTTTTAAAGGCCTTTACGATTGTCCTTCAACATTACTTTGTAGTGTTAATGAAGCTGTAGTTCATGGTTTACCAACAGATATTCCATTAAAAGATGGTGATATTGTGTCTATAGATTGTGGTTCATTTATGAATGGCTTTTATGGCGATCACGCGTATACGTTTGAAATTGGAAATGTTGCTGAAGAGACTAAGAAACTCATTCAGATTACTAAAGAATCACTTTACAAAGGTATTGAGCAATTAAAAATTGGCAATCGTGTTGGTGATGTCGGTTATGCTATTCAGAAATATACCGAAGACCAAGGGTACGGTGTTGTTAGAGAATTGGTAGGACATGGTTTAGGAAGAAAAATGCACGAAGATCCTGAAATGCCTAACTACGGAAAACGTGGCCGTGGTAAGAAATTTATTGAAGGTATGGTTGTTGCCATTGAACCAATGATCAATTTAGGAACGCATAAAGTCAAACAATTGAGTGATGGTTGGACGATTGTAACACAAGATGGAAAACCAAGTGTACACTTTGAACACGATGTTGCTATTGTAGATGGGAAACCAGAAATACTTTCTACATTTGCGTATGTACATGAGGCTTTGGGTATTACTTCAGATGAAGAAGATGCTTTTAGACAGAAGGCACTTGTTTTATAGTTATATTTGGTGATGCTTAAATTTTTTCGAAAAATTAGATACAACCTTATAAGTAAAAATAAAACAGGGAACTATATTAAATATGCTCTGGGAGAAATTATTCTAGTAGTAATTGGCATCTTAATAGCACTTCAAATTAATAACTGGAATACACATAGAAAAGATGTTATTTTAGAAAAAGAATATCTTACTAGATTAAAAAGTGATTTAGGATTTGATCAAAGTTTACTAAAAAGGATTACAATTGATAGATATGAACGTAAGGTAGCATGTCTTGAAAAAGGTAAAGCCTACAATCAAGGTAATTATATTATAAAAGACACATTACAATTTTTGGAGGATATTGGTTATGGTGGAGTTTTTGGTAATGTAAATTGGAGTCTGAACACAAATACATATAACGAACTTATTAGCACTGGTAATTTGAGAAAAATACAGAGTGACTCCTTAAGAAATAGCATTGTCACTTATTACGAAGTTAGCAATGCACTTCAAATTTCTGGAAGAGATTACATCAGTGGTTATATTAATTTTGTAAATTCATTAAGACCTTATAACCCAAAAAATAAAAAATCAGATATTGTATTTGATACACTAACTATGCTTAAGCATTTAAAGACTGAAGAATATTACCGATTAGCTAATCTCGAATTAACACTAGCTCATAGTGTTACTAACTATGCAGATAAGTTAACCAAACAATCACAAGAATTAGTGACTAATATTGAAACCGCTTTGAAAGACTAATATTTTTCGTGAAAAAACTCTTTAAACTTATTCTCAATATAATTCCAAGGCCTTTACTGATAAGATTGAGTTACGTAGCACGTCCAATTTTAGCTTTCTTTTTAAAAGGCAATACATTCACTGACCCAATTGATGGTAAAAGTTTCAAAACCTTTTTACCTTATGGCTACGGAAACCAACGCAACAATGTACTTTCGCCTTCCACTTTAAGCTTAGAACGTCACCGCTTATTATGGTTGTATCTTAATAGTGAAACGGATTTCTTTTCACGAGATACTGAATTAAGTTCAACATTAAGCGTTCTCCACTTTGCACCAGAACAATGTTTTTTAAAACGTTTTAGAAGTCTTAAAAACTTAAAATATACGACTACCGATTTACTGTCTCCTATTGCAGATGTTAAGGCTGATATTTGCGATTTACCTTTTGAAGATAACAGTTATGATGTAATTCTTTGTAATCATGTATTAGAGCATATTCCTGATGATACTAAAGCCATGCAAGAATTATACAGAGTGATGAAACCTGGTGGTTATGGTATATTTCAGATTCCACAAGAATTAGATAGAGCGGTCACTTTTGAAGATGACTCGATTACAGACAAAGATGAACGTGCCAAGATTTTTGGCCAATATGACCATGTTCGTGTTTATGGTCGTGATTATTTTGATAAGCTACGTTCCATAGGTTTTAAAGTTGAAGAAGTGGATTACACAGCTACCCTTTCTAATGAAGATATTGAAAAATACTGCTTAGCGAAAGGTGAAATTATTCCTGTAGTTTACAAATAAAATAACGTACTAAAATGACGCAACACATTATAATTGCAACTGGAGCTTTATTCGGCATGCTCGCTGTAATCTTTGGTGCTTTTGGCGCACATGCTTTAAAGAAAATCTTATCTGCAGATCAATTACATAGCTTTGAAGTTGGTGTAAAATATCAAATGTATCACGCCATCGTATTATTAGCTTTAGGTCTATGCGCTGCCGACGTTACCTCAGCAACATATTGGTGTTTTACAATCGGTATTATATTATTCTCCTTTAGTATTTACGGTTTAATTTTATCAGATGCTAAAGGCAAAAAGCTTCGGTTTCTAGGCCCTGTGACTCCGATTGGAGGATTGTTATTGGTAATCGGTTGGTTGTTGGTGTTGGTTCATGCTTTTTAATGATTAATTAGGGTATAATTACCACTTCATTTATCTAAACAAAAAAAGCTGAGCCATTTAATGACTCAGCCTTAGCTAGATTTCTAATTAATAAAAAAACACATGATTACTATTAGCTCTAGTTCTATTATCAAGCTCTCGTTTAACTTTAGGATAATAAATTAACAACAAGCTCTTGCTCTGCTACTCCTCCCAAACCGTCTGATGCACTTACTAAAATTGTATTTTCTCCAGATACGAACAAGCTATATTCTATAACGTAGGTTAAAGCGTTTAAATCTTCAATTAATAAATTGTTATTTAAGTAAATGGCATAAACAACCTCGTCATCGTCTAGATCTATAGACGCGGTCCAATTAAAAGGTATGCCTATGTTTGTTGCTGCTCCCTCTGTTAATACAAAAGCACTTGGATTACTATTTTCTTTAGATTGATCATCATCTGCATTACAATTAAAAAGCAATAGCGTTACCCCAATAAAAAGTATAGATTTAAAAATTTTCATAGGGTTTGATGTTATTTGGGTGTTTAAATTTGGTTGTATTGTTTAATGAAAAGGACTACCACAAGATTCTGCAGTTTTAAGACAACTCGCTTTGTGCTCATCGGCTAATTTCCAACCTCTAAGTGTTTTTTGTCCTTCTGGACTTTGCCAATAGGCATTGTTCTTATCTTTAATATATTTACTGTAAGCGTCTGCCTCTTTTTGCATAGTAGCCAAATCTGCTTCATCTTTAGACGTTAGCGTATAGGCAATTTGTTTTTCACGCATAGCGGTTAAATAATCAGATACCATTTTACGCACATTCTCTTGAGACAAGGCCTTATATTCTGGTGCTTTTCTTGGGTCTGGTCCTGCACTATTATTTAGAGCTATATTTTTTGCTTTATTTAAAAATTTACCGAAACCTTTTTTCTTTTTTTTAGTCTTTGAAGTTGCCTCACCATCTGGAGTTGTACCTTTTAGCACATAAACTCTTCTTATATCACCAAATTCTGTACGGCTGCTAAAATGATCTATAAAAAAAATATAATTGCCAATAGCTACATAACCTTCGTTAAACACATTTTCGTAAATAATATATGTGTTGGGAAACCCAGTAAAAGTTTGTCTATTTTTTGTAAAATCTGCAATATATTGGCTTCCTTTTTCGTCATTATCATTTTTGTCTATAATAGCTATTCCAGAGTCTATACCTTCATGATTTAATAATTTCACGATAACTTCTTGTGGCTCGTTATATTGACCAACTCTTTCTTGACTAAGATTTATTGACTGTTTTCCTTCGTTATCAACGCCAACACCTGGATACTCAATGTAAACTGGGTTTTCGCCTTTTGCTTTAATATTTTCAAAAAATGTTTGCTGTGCAAATGTACTTGTGGTTACTAATGCAATAAAAAATAAAATAATGTACTTCATAATAAATTTGGTTTTATAATTATGACACAAAAGTGATAAGCTTTGGTAAAAGGATTTTCAACTTTTTAGTGAATGGTAAGATTTTGTAAATGAATAGCAACAAAAAAGGAAAGCCTTTATGACTTTCCTTTTATTGGTATAATTAGAACTATGATTTATTCCTTTATAAATCGTTTTACATGTTGATTTTCTTCTAAATCTATAATCTTAATGAGATAAACCCCACTTGCCAAATCTGATATAGATAGTTGTTTATGGTTAAATGTTTTTACTTTTTGTCTTTGTAAATTAAATACTTCAACGAGTTGAATTTCTTTATCTGATTGTATCGTTAAAATATCTTTCACAGGATTTGGATATATTAATGGTGTAGAACTTTTTTCAAGAACACTTATCCCTAAAGTACTACTCTCTTCTATAGGATTGAAATTTTGCCAATAAGCTGCTGCTTCATAAGCTGTAGTAGCACCAGTAGGGACAGTAAGTAAAGTGTTAGAATAGTTTAAATTATAGAAAACAGTATCATCAATAGTTATTGGTGTATCAATATTTACATATACAGCAATTAATCCAGTACAATTCCCAAAAGCATACCTTTCAATAGATGTTACAGAGTTAGGTATGGTAATATCTGTTAAACTAGTGCAATTGTCAAAAGTAGCTTCAGCAATAGACGTTACGGAGTCAGGGATATTTACAGAA from the Winogradskyella helgolandensis genome contains:
- the map gene encoding type I methionyl aminopeptidase, which translates into the protein MIIVKTAEEIELMRQSALIVSKTLGMLAKETKEGVTTNHLDAIAEEFIRDHGALPGFKGLYDCPSTLLCSVNEAVVHGLPTDIPLKDGDIVSIDCGSFMNGFYGDHAYTFEIGNVAEETKKLIQITKESLYKGIEQLKIGNRVGDVGYAIQKYTEDQGYGVVRELVGHGLGRKMHEDPEMPNYGKRGRGKKFIEGMVVAIEPMINLGTHKVKQLSDGWTIVTQDGKPSVHFEHDVAIVDGKPEILSTFAYVHEALGITSDEEDAFRQKALVL
- a CDS encoding DUF6090 family protein produces the protein MLKFFRKIRYNLISKNKTGNYIKYALGEIILVVIGILIALQINNWNTHRKDVILEKEYLTRLKSDLGFDQSLLKRITIDRYERKVACLEKGKAYNQGNYIIKDTLQFLEDIGYGGVFGNVNWSLNTNTYNELISTGNLRKIQSDSLRNSIVTYYEVSNALQISGRDYISGYINFVNSLRPYNPKNKKSDIVFDTLTMLKHLKTEEYYRLANLELTLAHSVTNYADKLTKQSQELVTNIETALKD
- a CDS encoding class I SAM-dependent methyltransferase, with the protein product MKKLFKLILNIIPRPLLIRLSYVARPILAFFLKGNTFTDPIDGKSFKTFLPYGYGNQRNNVLSPSTLSLERHRLLWLYLNSETDFFSRDTELSSTLSVLHFAPEQCFLKRFRSLKNLKYTTTDLLSPIADVKADICDLPFEDNSYDVILCNHVLEHIPDDTKAMQELYRVMKPGGYGIFQIPQELDRAVTFEDDSITDKDERAKIFGQYDHVRVYGRDYFDKLRSIGFKVEEVDYTATLSNEDIEKYCLAKGEIIPVVYK
- a CDS encoding DUF423 domain-containing protein, with the protein product MTQHIIIATGALFGMLAVIFGAFGAHALKKILSADQLHSFEVGVKYQMYHAIVLLALGLCAADVTSATYWCFTIGIILFSFSIYGLILSDAKGKKLRFLGPVTPIGGLLLVIGWLLVLVHAF